One Dreissena polymorpha isolate Duluth1 chromosome 9, UMN_Dpol_1.0, whole genome shotgun sequence genomic window carries:
- the LOC127846252 gene encoding octopamine receptor-like: MNYSVVNSSFTLNNKNLGTNEESVLVGDGFHLQYLVLDVMVAIFAVVGVLGNIPVLLIYNKRKDKKASNTFIKVLAFIDVLVCVCIMPYSMVYEHHLVSSDVACRSFEFLRHFAVISSNLTLVAIASERYIAVCRLSSRVNVDTINKGIAAVMVISILMATPAIGTFAVVSETDVTNVPCTFPHKSVKGRFCHFTYSIMGKDFVTVYQIAQFVGYFSELVAIVVLYIIIYVVLWRKAKIRQQLTGRRDSSFAFESKHTMAEGESVSFKTACRPSSKESNAVDYNAEQDMGNSPIDGSYVSKRNSYNEPQLCSIAIQTECICQNHSLKTCIGQPINIVNNRSEQLSHDSDTDKLDQHVTFKGQLNRNLVTVKQDQNNSPGEYVTRIISAKRNTLSMALGNTDKTKRKRYNHRRTARMLFLCTVIYFVTWIPFWLDIFGFTHSIILRHVYLISHATNPIVYGIVNRQVRKSIKRLLCGLITILFFKDSARATSDLSLNQSISGTSAG, from the coding sequence ATGAATTATTCGGTAGTCAATTCTAGTTtcacattaaataacaaaaatttaGGCACAAATGAAGAAAGTGTCCTTGTTGGCGATGGATTTCATCTACAGTATTTAGTGTTGGATGTTATGGTTGCGATTTTCGCCGTTGTTGGAGTACTAGGAAACATACCGGTGTTATTGATATACAACAAACGGAAGGACAAAAAGGCGAGTAACACATTTATCAAGGTGCTAGCCTTTATTGACGTGTTAGTTTGTGTCTGCATCATGCCGTATTCAATGGTCTATGAACATCATCTCGTTTCTTCTGACGTTGCTTGCAGATCGTTTGAATTTTTACGTCATTTCGCCGTGATATCATCTAATTTGACGCTTGTAGCAATAGCTTCAGAACGTTACATTGCCGTATGTAGACTTTCTTCTCGTGTGAATGTCGATACAATAAACAAGGGGATAGCTGCGGTAATGGTAATAAGCATTTTGATGGCAACTCCGGCCATAGGAACATTTGCAGTTGTAAGTGAAACTGACGTTACAAACGTCCCGTGCACCTTTCCCCATAAGAGTGTGAAAGGTAGATTTTGTCATTTTACTTATTCCATTATGGGAAAGGATTTCGTTACAGTGTATCAGATAGCTCAATTTGTTGGGTATTTTTCAGAATTGGTCGCAATAGTCGttctatatattataatatatgtagtGCTTTGGCGAAAAGCGAAAATACGACAACAGTTAACAGGGAGAAGGGATAGCTCCTTTGCTTTTGAGAGCAAACATACAATGGCTGAAGGGGAATCAGTGTCTTTTAAAACAGCGTGTCGTCCGTCGAGCAAGGAATCGAACGCTGTTGATTATAATGCAGAACAAGACATGGGCAATTCTCCAATTGATGGTTCTTATGTAAGCAAGCGCAATTCGTACAACGAACCACAGCTGTGTTCAATAGCGATTCAAACGGAATGCATATGTCAAAATCATAGTCTTAAAACGTGCATTGGGCAGCCTATCAATATCGTCAATAACAGATCTGAACAGCTAAGTCACGATTCAGACACTGATAAACTAGACCAACACGTAACATTTAAAGGTCAACTGAATCGAAACCTCGTTACTGTGAAACAGGACCAGAATAATTCACCCGGTGAGTATGTTACTCGAATCATTTCTGCAAAACGAAACACACTTTCAATGGCATTAGGCAATACGGATAAAACGAAGAGGAAACGGTACAACCACCGACGTACGGCGAGGATGTTGTTCTTGTGCACtgtaatttattttgttacaTGGATTCCGTTTTGGTTGGATATATTTGGGTTTACACATTCCATTATTTTGCGGCATGTGTATTTAATTTCTCATGCTACAAACCCTATAGTGTACGGTATCGTAAATCGCCAAGTTAGGAAATCCATTAAGCGCCTTTTGTGTGGATTGATAACGATATTGTTCTTCAAAGACTCCGCCCGTGCAACCAGCGACCTCTCTTTAAATCAATCTATTTCGGGAACCAGTGCTGGATAA